A part of Fusarium graminearum PH-1 chromosome 3, whole genome shotgun sequence genomic DNA contains:
- a CDS encoding GTP-binding protein ypt1 — MNPEYDYLFKLLLIGDSGVGKSCLLLRFADDTYTESYISTIGVDFKIRTIELDGKTVKLQIWDTAGQERFRTITSSYYRGAHGICVVYDVTDMDSFNNVKQWLQEIDRYATEGVNKLLVGNKSDMSDKKVVEYSVAKEFADSLGIPFLETSAKNASNVEQAFLTMARQIKERMGTTTANNTKPSVQVGQGQGVGSSSNNSCC, encoded by the exons ATGAACCCCGA ATACGACTAtctcttcaagctcctcctcatcggAGATTCCGGTGTTGGAAAGTCTTGTCTGCTCCTGCGATTTGCCGACGATACCTACACTGAATCATACATCTCCACTATCGGTGTCGATTTC AAAATCCGAACGATAGAACTCGATGGCAAGACCGTCAAGCTTCAGATT TGGGATACCGCCGGCCAAGAGCGTTTCCGAACAATTACCTCTTCGTACTACCGCGGCGCCCACGGCATTTGCGTCGTCTACGACGTTACCGACATGgactctttcaacaacgtcaagcaaTGGCTCCAGGAGATTGACCGATATGCCACAGAGGGTGTCAACAAGCTGCTGGTCGGTAACAAGAGCGATATGTCAGACAAGAAGGTCGTTGAGTACAGCGTAGCCAAG GAGTTCGCCGACAGCCTCGGAATCCCATTCCTCGAGACTTCCGCCAAGAACGCCAGCAATGTCGAGCAGGCTTTCTTGACCATGGCCCGCCAGATCAAGGAGCGCATGGGTACTaccacagccaacaacaccaagcctAGCGTGCAAGTCGGTCAAGGCCAGGGCGttggctcttcttccaacaacAGCTGCTGCTAA